One window of Cataglyphis hispanica isolate Lineage 1 chromosome 12, ULB_Chis1_1.0, whole genome shotgun sequence genomic DNA carries:
- the LOC126853529 gene encoding uncharacterized protein LOC126853529 isoform X2: protein MGKKGSKRKTRWRTLSIGAPPGEEDEEDGLRKDYVKNQEKDTNAHTFDRNGQPSGYKPRRAGTSTSGGSTSGYASSGSRSHRDENAGSPLQPKIIFNEEEYTRITTPRQDVLFKKGYLSRKKPWTGNASTSATPSTTESQSASHSTADGSETTEDQQLLDRDNGTGEYPPMVEPGAQLGYGTFYDHASGYYYEYPVMLVGPAPVPAQVGPSVLATVPCGPVPLRPIEWINPAFVPKLANQPYCLMDYQTNQSTEPATIVEEHNGMAVTAETSNNMWNENGTGSASCSGSIAEETEEQAEEIDRSTIEQYTVKEPLAEEQPLEQLHLEEQPHLENGVTTIDPYLDPLLMQEPMHVSHVMPAVPQPYMYPGHYMFGPPLVNVNGVTIQGGPLVRTMDVTAMTMAYAKRKKKRKKRKQKRPTLGNTEDEEEGEYSSECDNDVSSSRLPWSECPTSTANINATTQVAQNWPLNPECQEFQLRPTMQTRILSSPVLTSVVTTVAEEVTSSANDVSDVSSYIETEPSSRQTEKTCDSIVQSPTNKENAICDTQYIFTETPVENDQSAMVEHKPKNKNAETNNQENHLVEDMTKDIAEKSSNALTDHEVLIKTIENNDSTSANAKHELFESNSNDVNVTDMLNNHIGYPGESLTNGERYSEHFTDLTEKKSKLVSSQDNASNSTTMEINEKQEEEQVQQLQHNNNSSIVRTTSFVLPKKYSKKGSKFVREPTPGPDLDVENGKLIQQFEAVELLDDSCAIANNKLDETDQKATNDKIALEIRDNKNNKTKMSQDTIEVLNEDSGFESQTRLSEYPITAAVKEWLRRANSPDLFVTSASTSESETDEDDDEEMDAKPPKNLQGNPMPALSANSGVDNVTLSRMASCGEFAKTNNNIKNNEVEDDSTLISIGRRKRDAKSTKRKGKSKRIDKRNRNVDEKAQNQLVSSLISCNRLEDFITAVRLKNTPKNNVGDVCEFTQEDSVAGMRVALSSRINSKRVNARRIKTLRKVNRNHVENIDIKMRRIDISNDEKEKKSNEYGMNMVSVRTFEKGEIIVSKDGKLLPISLYEAVPSLNDQDNSSAMKRAAHVDVINENVEIHEETRNSSENDENNSIMIASSVSIEEPDVLECWEAETIEPVITPRRMLQSPGVLCEGEAAEEDNFEIERAMMEHVQKYYKLEQNSAISVEEESSEEFSTSVISSKLKTVPNNSEKMIEHFCSEEIPIFVPNRNHAVVLEDEKIPIDEAFEVYESCYTGKSPFLAFDSKMFKQRSLYGQNGEGPIPCRAVCCNIQ, encoded by the exons CTCCACCCGGTGAGGAGGATGAGGAAGATGGCTTACGAAAAGACTATGTGAAAAATCAGGAGAAGGATACGAACGCGCACACCTTTGATCGGAATGGACAGCCGAGCGGTTACAAACCACGCCGGGCCGGTACCAGCACCAGCGGTGGCAGTACGAGCGGCTATGCCAGCAGCGGCTCGAGATCGCACAGAGATGAAAATGCGGGCTCGCCGTTACAACCCAAGATCATCTTCAACGAGGAGGAATACACGAGAATCACAACGCCACGGCAGGATGTTCTCTTCAAGAAGGGCTACCTCTCGCGCAAGAAACCCTGGACTGGAAATGCGAGCACTAGCGCTACGCCATCGACTACGGAGAGTCAATCGGCGTCACATTCCACCGCAG ACGGCAGCGAAACCACAGAAGACCAGCAGTTATTAGATAGAGACAATGGAACGGGAGAATATCCGCCCATGGTAGAGCCAGGAGCGCAACTAGGATATGGAACATTTTACGATCACGCGAGCggttattattatgaataccCTGTGATGTTGGTAGGGCCTGCACCAGTACCTGCTCAAGTTGGACCAAGTGTTCTAGCGACTGTACCATGTGGCCCGGTTCCTCTAAGGCCAATCGAATGGATTAATCCTGCCTTTGTGCCTAAACTTGCCAATCAGCCATATTGCTTAATGGACTATCAG acTAATCAAAGTACAGAACCGGCCACGATAGTGGAAGAGCATAACGGCATGGCAGTAACAGCGGAAACTTCCAACAATATGTGGAATGAGAATGGCACTGGTAGCGCCAGCTGCAGCGGCAGCATAGCCGAAGAAACTGAGGAACAAGCTGAAGAGATAGACAGGTCGACCATAGAGCAATACACTGTAAAAGAGCCACTCGCAGAGGAACAACCTCTAGAGCAGTTGCATCTTGAGGAACAGCCACATTTGGAGAACGGTGTAACGACGATCGATCCTTATCTAGATCCATTATTGATGCAAGAGCCGATGCACGTGTCACACGTAATGCCAGCTGTACCACAGCCGTATATGTATCCTGGTCACTACATGTTCGGGCCGCCGTTGGTCAACGTTAATG GTGTTACTATCCAGGGCGGGCCATTAGTGAGAACCATGGACGTAACGGCTATGACAATGGCGTACGCcaaacggaaaaaaaagagaaagaaaagaaagcagAAAAGACCTACTTTG GGTAACACCGAAGATGAAGAGGAAGGGGAGTATAGTTCCGAATGTGATAATGATGTATCGTCTTCCCGATTACCTTGGTCAGAATGTCCAACATCGACTGCGAATATAAATGCAACAACGCAAGTTGCGCAGAATTGGCCACTTAATCCTGAGTGTCAGGAGTTTCAGTTACGGCCGACTATGCAAACTCGAATCCTCTCTAGTCCTGTTTTGACATCCGTCGTCACCACTGTGGCCGAAGAAGTTACATCATCTGCTAATGATGTATCGGATGTATCATCCTACATTGAAACTGAACCTTCCAGCCGCCAGACTGAAAAGACGTGTGATTCCATTGTTCAAAGTCCAACGAACAAGGAAAACGCAATCTGCGACACACAGTACATTTTTACGGAAACGCCAGTAGAAAATGATCAGTCGGCAATGGTTGAGCACAAGCCAAAGAATAAAAACGCAGAAACGAATAATCAAGAGAATCATCTAGTCGAAGATATGACAAAGGATATCGCGGAGAAGAGTAGCAATGCTTTGACTGATCACGAAGTACTAATCAAAACTATCGAGAATAATGATTCGACCAGTGCCAATGCGAAGCATGAGCTATTTGAAAGTAATAGTAATGACGTTAATGTAACGGATATGTTGAATAACCATATCGGATATCCTGGAGAAAGTTTAACCAATGGCGAGAGATACTCCGAACATTTTACTGATTTAACAGAGAAAAAGTCAAAATTGGTAAGTTCTCAGGATAATGCCTCCAATTCAACTACAATGGAAATCAATGAGAAGCAAGAGGAGGAACAGGTTCAACAATTACAACATAATAACAATTCGTCAATTGTGCGAACAACGTCATTCGTATTGCCCAAAAAGTACAGCAAGAAAGGTTCGAAATTCGTGAGAGAACCTACTCCGGGGCCGGATTTAGACGTGGAGAATGGAAAGCTCATACAGCAATTCGAAGCCGTCGAATTGTTAGACGATTCATGCGCGATCGCGAATAACAAACTGGATGAGACCGATCAGAAAGCGACAAATGATAAGATCGCGTTAGAGAtacgcgataataaaaataataagactaAAATGAGTCAGGACACAATAGAAGTGTTGAACGAGGATTCCGGATTCGAGAGTCAGACTCGACTATCGGAATATCCTATCACAGCCGCCGTGAAGGAATGGCTGCGTCGGGCGAACTCGCCCGATCTTTTCGTGACATCGGCATCGACCTCGGAAAGTGAGACGGATGAGGACGATGATGAAGAAATGGATGCTAAGCCGCCAAAAAACTTGCAAGGCAACCCCATGCCTGCACTATCTGCTAATAGCGGCGTCGACAACGTTACGTTGTCACGCATGGCTAGCTGCGGCGAATTCGCAAAAACCAACAATAACATCAAGAACAATGAGGTGGAGGATGATTCGACGTTAATATCAATCGgcaggagaaaaagagacgcgaaaagtacaaaaagaaagggaaaatCGAAAAGAATTGATAAGCGGAACAGGAATGTTGATGAGAAGGCGCAAAACCAATTGGTTTCCTCATTGATTTCCTGTAATCGACTGGAGGATTTCATCACTGCCGTGAGATTGAAAAACACGCCGAAGAACAATGTTGGTGACGTTTGCGAATTTACTCAGGAGGATAGCGTTGCGGGTATGAGGGTTGCTTTAAGTTCTCGGATAAACTCGAAAAGAGTTAATGCAAGACGAATAAAGACATTGAGAAAAGTCAATAGAAATCACgttgaaaatatcgatatcaagATGCGACGTATAGACATTTCaaatgatgaaaaagaaaagaaatcgaaTGAATATGGTATGAATATGGTGAGCGTACGGACGTTCGAGAAAGGGGAAATTATCGTCTCGAAAGATGGCAAATTATTACCGATATCCTTGTATGAAGCTGTTCCATCTCTTAACGATCAAGATAATTCAAGCGCGATGAAGAGAGCTGCTCATGTCGATGTGATTAATGAAAATGTGGAAATACATGAAGAGACTAGGAATAGCAGCGAGAATGACGAAAACAACAGTATAATGATAGCGTCCTCTGTAAGCATAGAGGAGCCTGATGTATTAGAGTGCTGGGAAGCAGAAACCATAGAACCTGTGATAACCCCAAGAAGAATGTTGCAAAGTCCGGGAGTCCTGTGCGAGGGTGAAGCTGCGGAAGAGGATAACTTCGAAATCGAAAGAGCTATGATGGAACATGtgcagaaatattataagcTGGAACAGAACAGCGCTATCAGTGTAGAGGAGGAATCTAGTGAAGAATTCAGTACGTCAGTAATCTCATCGAAATTGAAAACTGTGCCAAATAATTCTGAGAAAATGATTGAGCATTTCTGCAGCGAAGAGATTCCGATCTTTGTACCGAACAGAAATCATGCTGTTGTTTTGGAAGACGAAAAGATACCTATCGATGAGGCATTTGAAGTATATGAGAGCTGTTACACCGGAAAATCACCATTCTTAGCGTTCGATTCGAAAATGTTCAAGCAACGATCTCTGTATGGTCAAAATGGTGAAGGTCCGATACCATGCAGAGCAGTATGTTGCaacatacaataa
- the LOC126853529 gene encoding uncharacterized protein LOC126853529 isoform X1, with the protein MQWRRQKRVTHVIGSSNHVLLLARYQDAPPGEEDEEDGLRKDYVKNQEKDTNAHTFDRNGQPSGYKPRRAGTSTSGGSTSGYASSGSRSHRDENAGSPLQPKIIFNEEEYTRITTPRQDVLFKKGYLSRKKPWTGNASTSATPSTTESQSASHSTADGSETTEDQQLLDRDNGTGEYPPMVEPGAQLGYGTFYDHASGYYYEYPVMLVGPAPVPAQVGPSVLATVPCGPVPLRPIEWINPAFVPKLANQPYCLMDYQTNQSTEPATIVEEHNGMAVTAETSNNMWNENGTGSASCSGSIAEETEEQAEEIDRSTIEQYTVKEPLAEEQPLEQLHLEEQPHLENGVTTIDPYLDPLLMQEPMHVSHVMPAVPQPYMYPGHYMFGPPLVNVNGVTIQGGPLVRTMDVTAMTMAYAKRKKKRKKRKQKRPTLGNTEDEEEGEYSSECDNDVSSSRLPWSECPTSTANINATTQVAQNWPLNPECQEFQLRPTMQTRILSSPVLTSVVTTVAEEVTSSANDVSDVSSYIETEPSSRQTEKTCDSIVQSPTNKENAICDTQYIFTETPVENDQSAMVEHKPKNKNAETNNQENHLVEDMTKDIAEKSSNALTDHEVLIKTIENNDSTSANAKHELFESNSNDVNVTDMLNNHIGYPGESLTNGERYSEHFTDLTEKKSKLVSSQDNASNSTTMEINEKQEEEQVQQLQHNNNSSIVRTTSFVLPKKYSKKGSKFVREPTPGPDLDVENGKLIQQFEAVELLDDSCAIANNKLDETDQKATNDKIALEIRDNKNNKTKMSQDTIEVLNEDSGFESQTRLSEYPITAAVKEWLRRANSPDLFVTSASTSESETDEDDDEEMDAKPPKNLQGNPMPALSANSGVDNVTLSRMASCGEFAKTNNNIKNNEVEDDSTLISIGRRKRDAKSTKRKGKSKRIDKRNRNVDEKAQNQLVSSLISCNRLEDFITAVRLKNTPKNNVGDVCEFTQEDSVAGMRVALSSRINSKRVNARRIKTLRKVNRNHVENIDIKMRRIDISNDEKEKKSNEYGMNMVSVRTFEKGEIIVSKDGKLLPISLYEAVPSLNDQDNSSAMKRAAHVDVINENVEIHEETRNSSENDENNSIMIASSVSIEEPDVLECWEAETIEPVITPRRMLQSPGVLCEGEAAEEDNFEIERAMMEHVQKYYKLEQNSAISVEEESSEEFSTSVISSKLKTVPNNSEKMIEHFCSEEIPIFVPNRNHAVVLEDEKIPIDEAFEVYESCYTGKSPFLAFDSKMFKQRSLYGQNGEGPIPCRAVCCNIQ; encoded by the exons CTCCACCCGGTGAGGAGGATGAGGAAGATGGCTTACGAAAAGACTATGTGAAAAATCAGGAGAAGGATACGAACGCGCACACCTTTGATCGGAATGGACAGCCGAGCGGTTACAAACCACGCCGGGCCGGTACCAGCACCAGCGGTGGCAGTACGAGCGGCTATGCCAGCAGCGGCTCGAGATCGCACAGAGATGAAAATGCGGGCTCGCCGTTACAACCCAAGATCATCTTCAACGAGGAGGAATACACGAGAATCACAACGCCACGGCAGGATGTTCTCTTCAAGAAGGGCTACCTCTCGCGCAAGAAACCCTGGACTGGAAATGCGAGCACTAGCGCTACGCCATCGACTACGGAGAGTCAATCGGCGTCACATTCCACCGCAG ACGGCAGCGAAACCACAGAAGACCAGCAGTTATTAGATAGAGACAATGGAACGGGAGAATATCCGCCCATGGTAGAGCCAGGAGCGCAACTAGGATATGGAACATTTTACGATCACGCGAGCggttattattatgaataccCTGTGATGTTGGTAGGGCCTGCACCAGTACCTGCTCAAGTTGGACCAAGTGTTCTAGCGACTGTACCATGTGGCCCGGTTCCTCTAAGGCCAATCGAATGGATTAATCCTGCCTTTGTGCCTAAACTTGCCAATCAGCCATATTGCTTAATGGACTATCAG acTAATCAAAGTACAGAACCGGCCACGATAGTGGAAGAGCATAACGGCATGGCAGTAACAGCGGAAACTTCCAACAATATGTGGAATGAGAATGGCACTGGTAGCGCCAGCTGCAGCGGCAGCATAGCCGAAGAAACTGAGGAACAAGCTGAAGAGATAGACAGGTCGACCATAGAGCAATACACTGTAAAAGAGCCACTCGCAGAGGAACAACCTCTAGAGCAGTTGCATCTTGAGGAACAGCCACATTTGGAGAACGGTGTAACGACGATCGATCCTTATCTAGATCCATTATTGATGCAAGAGCCGATGCACGTGTCACACGTAATGCCAGCTGTACCACAGCCGTATATGTATCCTGGTCACTACATGTTCGGGCCGCCGTTGGTCAACGTTAATG GTGTTACTATCCAGGGCGGGCCATTAGTGAGAACCATGGACGTAACGGCTATGACAATGGCGTACGCcaaacggaaaaaaaagagaaagaaaagaaagcagAAAAGACCTACTTTG GGTAACACCGAAGATGAAGAGGAAGGGGAGTATAGTTCCGAATGTGATAATGATGTATCGTCTTCCCGATTACCTTGGTCAGAATGTCCAACATCGACTGCGAATATAAATGCAACAACGCAAGTTGCGCAGAATTGGCCACTTAATCCTGAGTGTCAGGAGTTTCAGTTACGGCCGACTATGCAAACTCGAATCCTCTCTAGTCCTGTTTTGACATCCGTCGTCACCACTGTGGCCGAAGAAGTTACATCATCTGCTAATGATGTATCGGATGTATCATCCTACATTGAAACTGAACCTTCCAGCCGCCAGACTGAAAAGACGTGTGATTCCATTGTTCAAAGTCCAACGAACAAGGAAAACGCAATCTGCGACACACAGTACATTTTTACGGAAACGCCAGTAGAAAATGATCAGTCGGCAATGGTTGAGCACAAGCCAAAGAATAAAAACGCAGAAACGAATAATCAAGAGAATCATCTAGTCGAAGATATGACAAAGGATATCGCGGAGAAGAGTAGCAATGCTTTGACTGATCACGAAGTACTAATCAAAACTATCGAGAATAATGATTCGACCAGTGCCAATGCGAAGCATGAGCTATTTGAAAGTAATAGTAATGACGTTAATGTAACGGATATGTTGAATAACCATATCGGATATCCTGGAGAAAGTTTAACCAATGGCGAGAGATACTCCGAACATTTTACTGATTTAACAGAGAAAAAGTCAAAATTGGTAAGTTCTCAGGATAATGCCTCCAATTCAACTACAATGGAAATCAATGAGAAGCAAGAGGAGGAACAGGTTCAACAATTACAACATAATAACAATTCGTCAATTGTGCGAACAACGTCATTCGTATTGCCCAAAAAGTACAGCAAGAAAGGTTCGAAATTCGTGAGAGAACCTACTCCGGGGCCGGATTTAGACGTGGAGAATGGAAAGCTCATACAGCAATTCGAAGCCGTCGAATTGTTAGACGATTCATGCGCGATCGCGAATAACAAACTGGATGAGACCGATCAGAAAGCGACAAATGATAAGATCGCGTTAGAGAtacgcgataataaaaataataagactaAAATGAGTCAGGACACAATAGAAGTGTTGAACGAGGATTCCGGATTCGAGAGTCAGACTCGACTATCGGAATATCCTATCACAGCCGCCGTGAAGGAATGGCTGCGTCGGGCGAACTCGCCCGATCTTTTCGTGACATCGGCATCGACCTCGGAAAGTGAGACGGATGAGGACGATGATGAAGAAATGGATGCTAAGCCGCCAAAAAACTTGCAAGGCAACCCCATGCCTGCACTATCTGCTAATAGCGGCGTCGACAACGTTACGTTGTCACGCATGGCTAGCTGCGGCGAATTCGCAAAAACCAACAATAACATCAAGAACAATGAGGTGGAGGATGATTCGACGTTAATATCAATCGgcaggagaaaaagagacgcgaaaagtacaaaaagaaagggaaaatCGAAAAGAATTGATAAGCGGAACAGGAATGTTGATGAGAAGGCGCAAAACCAATTGGTTTCCTCATTGATTTCCTGTAATCGACTGGAGGATTTCATCACTGCCGTGAGATTGAAAAACACGCCGAAGAACAATGTTGGTGACGTTTGCGAATTTACTCAGGAGGATAGCGTTGCGGGTATGAGGGTTGCTTTAAGTTCTCGGATAAACTCGAAAAGAGTTAATGCAAGACGAATAAAGACATTGAGAAAAGTCAATAGAAATCACgttgaaaatatcgatatcaagATGCGACGTATAGACATTTCaaatgatgaaaaagaaaagaaatcgaaTGAATATGGTATGAATATGGTGAGCGTACGGACGTTCGAGAAAGGGGAAATTATCGTCTCGAAAGATGGCAAATTATTACCGATATCCTTGTATGAAGCTGTTCCATCTCTTAACGATCAAGATAATTCAAGCGCGATGAAGAGAGCTGCTCATGTCGATGTGATTAATGAAAATGTGGAAATACATGAAGAGACTAGGAATAGCAGCGAGAATGACGAAAACAACAGTATAATGATAGCGTCCTCTGTAAGCATAGAGGAGCCTGATGTATTAGAGTGCTGGGAAGCAGAAACCATAGAACCTGTGATAACCCCAAGAAGAATGTTGCAAAGTCCGGGAGTCCTGTGCGAGGGTGAAGCTGCGGAAGAGGATAACTTCGAAATCGAAAGAGCTATGATGGAACATGtgcagaaatattataagcTGGAACAGAACAGCGCTATCAGTGTAGAGGAGGAATCTAGTGAAGAATTCAGTACGTCAGTAATCTCATCGAAATTGAAAACTGTGCCAAATAATTCTGAGAAAATGATTGAGCATTTCTGCAGCGAAGAGATTCCGATCTTTGTACCGAACAGAAATCATGCTGTTGTTTTGGAAGACGAAAAGATACCTATCGATGAGGCATTTGAAGTATATGAGAGCTGTTACACCGGAAAATCACCATTCTTAGCGTTCGATTCGAAAATGTTCAAGCAACGATCTCTGTATGGTCAAAATGGTGAAGGTCCGATACCATGCAGAGCAGTATGTTGCaacatacaataa